Below is a window of Deltaproteobacteria bacterium DNA.
CTTGTTCAGATATGCAGATCAGATCCCTCAAGCGTTGTGGGACGACCTAAGAAAACGGTCTCCCCAACAGGCAGCGGAGGCGGTCGGCGCTCTATGGGACGGAACCCTCTTCAAAGTGCCCATTATCGGGATCGAATATACCGTCGATCCGGATAAAAAGCAGATCACAGAGTCCGGCCGAGCCGATCATCGGGTCAGCTATCAGGCCGGCGTGGTGTTGCTCACCACTCTGGCCACTTCCAAGGGGGTGCCGCCCAGCGGCCGTATGGTAGTGCCGCAGGAACTTCCCGGGGGCCGGATGTTTTTCACGGGTGCCCACGCGGTGGCCGCGGGTCCGCTGGCCAAGGCCTTTGCCAAGGATCCCGGTCAACTGATCGATCGTGCCCTTGCAGTCGGCGGCGAGATGATCGATGGCGCGGACACGGCGATTCGCATACCGGGGTTGCCGTATGTGCCGTTATACGTTCTATTTTGGGAGGGAGATCAGCCGTCTTCAGCCAGAGCAATCATCGGGATTGATGACAGGGCGCATTTTCATCTGGACTTGGCAAGCATATTTGCGTTAACCAACCTTCTTGTATATCGACTCTGTAAAGCCTTTCCCTGAATCCACGGCCGTCACTACAGGCCACAATTGGAAAAGCCTGCTGCAGAAGGCATCAGCGCCCGGTCATGCAGCAGGCTTTCAATTTTCTCAGGCGTTTTAGGCCTGCCTTTCAGCAGAACTTACCTCAATTGCCTTTTCCATCCCCATATCGAAGGCCTTCAGATTGGATTCCAGGAAGGCCTTTTTGGTGGATGTGGAGAGGATCTTTTTCATCTCTTCAGCGCCGATGGGAATGGTTCCCGATCCGATCAAGGCCCCCAGCATCACCATGTTGAGGGAGAGGGGGTTGCCGACCGATTCTGCAATGGCGTTTCCGTCCAGTGCAATCATCTTGTGGACCTTGTTCCGGATCAGTCTCAGACTCTCCT
It encodes the following:
- a CDS encoding DUF3786 domain-containing protein, encoding MKTSQEDLFRYADQIPQALWDDLRKRSPQQAAEAVGALWDGTLFKVPIIGIEYTVDPDKKQITESGRADHRVSYQAGVVLLTTLATSKGVPPSGRMVVPQELPGGRMFFTGAHAVAAGPLAKAFAKDPGQLIDRALAVGGEMIDGADTAIRIPGLPYVPLYVLFWEGDQPSSARAIIGIDDRAHFHLDLASIFALTNLLVYRLCKAFP